The Lysinibacillus pakistanensis genome includes a window with the following:
- a CDS encoding Na(+)/H(+) antiporter subunit C → MEIIMAFVIGFLFMAAIYLILSKSLLRIIIGTGLLSHGAHLLILTMGGLGGEAPPVLKEGAKTFADPLPQALILTAIVISFGVTAFFLVLAYRSYQELETDDISLMKGSDEDE, encoded by the coding sequence ATGGAAATAATTATGGCGTTTGTCATCGGCTTTCTGTTTATGGCAGCGATTTATTTAATCTTATCCAAAAGCTTATTGCGTATCATCATAGGCACTGGTCTTTTAAGCCACGGTGCGCATCTGCTTATTTTAACAATGGGCGGACTTGGAGGAGAAGCACCTCCTGTATTAAAGGAAGGAGCGAAAACATTTGCAGACCCATTACCTCAAGCACTCATTTTAACAGCCATTGTTATTAGCTTTGGGGTTACAGCATTTTTCCTTGTACTTGCCTATCGTTCCTACCAGGAGCTTGAAACAGATGATATTAGCTTAATGAAAGGAAGTGATGAGGATGAATAA
- the mnhG gene encoding monovalent cation/H(+) antiporter subunit G translates to MTILANSLVIFFISVGVLFIVVTAIGLIRLPDLYTRAHAASKSATLGVMCILIGVFFHFWLIEDHFNPRILLGILFLFITGPVGGHIMTRSSYIAGVKPWKGTVRDELGPEIERMKKEQGLK, encoded by the coding sequence GTGACAATTCTCGCTAATAGTTTAGTTATCTTTTTTATTTCTGTCGGGGTGCTATTTATTGTCGTGACAGCTATTGGTCTTATTCGCTTACCTGATTTGTACACTCGGGCTCACGCTGCCTCAAAGAGTGCAACATTAGGTGTCATGTGTATACTGATTGGCGTATTCTTTCACTTTTGGCTTATCGAGGACCACTTTAATCCCCGTATTTTGCTCGGCATTTTGTTTCTATTTATCACTGGACCTGTAGGAGGTCATATTATGACTCGCTCCTCGTATATCGCTGGTGTAAAGCCATGGAAAGGCACTGTCCGCGATGAGCTTGGACCAGAAATTGAACGCATGAAAAAGGAACAAGGCTTAAAATAA
- a CDS encoding Na(+)/H(+) antiporter subunit F1, translating to MTTFIIAAIVVICLSMIAVVYRMVKGPSASDRVVALDSLGVSLISLIGLFSILVETSFFLEIILLLAILSFIGTVAFSKFIEKGDIIKRDNSR from the coding sequence ATGACAACGTTTATTATAGCTGCGATTGTAGTGATTTGCTTATCAATGATAGCCGTTGTTTATCGAATGGTTAAAGGACCTTCTGCATCCGACCGTGTTGTCGCTTTGGATTCATTAGGTGTGTCCCTCATTTCGTTAATTGGGTTATTCTCCATATTAGTGGAGACAAGCTTCTTCCTTGAGATTATATTATTGTTAGCGATTTTATCATTTATCGGTACAGTAGCTTTCTCTAAATTTATAGAGAAAGGAGATATCATTAAACGTGACAATTCTCGCTAA
- a CDS encoding Na+/H+ antiporter subunit D, whose protein sequence is MNNFLLLPIIIPFFFGMILMFGQKNLKYQRTFSLLGIGIALISAISLLIKVKNDGIQKVTFGNWPVPFGITMVSDMVSVLLVTTTLLIAFFVVWYGFGSITKERERFFYYPGIMFILTGVNGAFTTGDIFNLFVFFEVLLMASYLLIVLGGEKGQLKGSIKYILINVISSALFVITVAFLYSVVGTLNMADIAVKIAEVNQPGIVTVIAVLFLMVFGLKAAIFPLYFWLPTSYASAPIPVLTLFGALLTKVGIYAITRTYTLFFVHDLSYTHDLLMALAIATIIAGCIGALAYFDIKLIIIYNIVIAVGVILFGVSQMNEASLKGAMFYLVHDMLIKAALFMLIGIIIYITGTSDLRKMGGLMKKYPALGWFYLIAAFGLAGIPPLSGFVGKLLIAQGGFEAGSMWSSIFILASSLLVLLSVIRIFLYAFWGEEKATTGTVDKKVYKTLFVPTVLLVLITVAYGVGAEWITPFMDDAAKLLYDPSIYIDAVMKED, encoded by the coding sequence ATGAATAACTTCCTTCTACTGCCCATTATCATTCCTTTCTTCTTCGGCATGATTTTAATGTTCGGGCAAAAAAACCTAAAATATCAGCGAACATTTTCATTACTTGGTATAGGCATTGCACTTATATCAGCCATTTCACTGCTTATAAAAGTTAAAAATGATGGCATACAAAAGGTAACATTCGGCAACTGGCCAGTGCCATTTGGCATTACGATGGTGTCTGATATGGTATCTGTATTACTTGTTACAACAACACTACTAATTGCATTTTTTGTAGTTTGGTATGGTTTTGGCTCCATCACAAAGGAGCGAGAACGGTTCTTCTATTACCCAGGAATCATGTTTATTTTAACCGGAGTGAATGGAGCATTTACTACAGGTGATATTTTCAACCTTTTCGTATTCTTTGAGGTATTGTTAATGGCTTCGTACCTGCTAATCGTTTTAGGAGGAGAAAAGGGACAACTTAAAGGGTCAATTAAATATATTTTAATCAATGTGATTTCTTCAGCATTATTTGTCATAACAGTTGCCTTCCTCTACTCTGTAGTTGGAACTTTAAATATGGCAGATATCGCGGTAAAAATAGCTGAAGTGAATCAGCCTGGGATTGTTACTGTTATAGCTGTTCTGTTTTTAATGGTATTTGGTTTAAAAGCGGCAATTTTCCCGCTCTACTTCTGGCTTCCAACCTCTTATGCATCAGCGCCAATACCAGTGCTAACACTATTTGGGGCATTATTAACAAAGGTCGGTATTTATGCCATTACGCGGACATATACGCTGTTCTTTGTACATGATTTATCCTATACACATGACTTACTAATGGCTCTTGCTATTGCAACCATAATAGCAGGCTGTATTGGAGCACTTGCCTACTTTGATATTAAGCTTATTATTATTTACAACATTGTGATCGCAGTAGGCGTTATTTTATTTGGTGTCTCTCAAATGAACGAAGCTTCCTTAAAAGGAGCCATGTTTTATTTAGTGCATGATATGCTGATTAAGGCAGCCCTCTTTATGCTAATCGGTATTATCATCTATATTACGGGTACATCTGATTTAAGAAAAATGGGTGGCCTTATGAAAAAATATCCTGCTCTCGGCTGGTTTTATTTAATTGCGGCATTTGGCTTAGCAGGAATTCCGCCACTTAGTGGATTTGTCGGAAAGCTTCTTATTGCTCAAGGTGGCTTTGAGGCTGGCAGTATGTGGAGTAGTATTTTTATATTAGCTTCATCACTTCTCGTATTATTGTCTGTGATTCGTATTTTCCTTTATGCCTTCTGGGGTGAAGAAAAAGCAACAACAGGTACGGTCGATAAAAAAGTCTACAAAACACTGTTTGTGCCTACTGTTCTTTTAGTGCTCATTACTGTAGCCTATGGTGTGGGGGCTGAGTGGATTACACCATTTATGGATGATGCGGCAAAACTATTATATGATCCATCTATATATATAGATGCTGTTATGAAGGAGGATTAA
- a CDS encoding Na+/H+ antiporter subunit E — MAFQIILNFVLAFVWMFLSSNYTVAGFIVGFLLGILLLIMMRRFFATRLYVYRIWAIIKLTLLFLKELVLANIQVLQVVLKPKLDMQPAFFAYPTVLKQEWEITLLSSLITLTPGTVVVHVSDDAKTLYVHAIDISDVDEAIAAIRDSFEKAILEVSKS; from the coding sequence ATGGCATTTCAAATTATTTTAAATTTTGTACTTGCCTTCGTCTGGATGTTCCTTTCTTCTAATTACACAGTAGCGGGCTTTATTGTAGGTTTCCTTCTTGGTATTCTTTTGCTTATTATGATGCGGAGATTTTTTGCAACACGTCTCTATGTCTACCGTATTTGGGCAATTATTAAACTGACTTTACTGTTTTTAAAGGAGTTAGTATTAGCAAATATACAAGTTCTTCAAGTAGTATTAAAGCCTAAATTGGATATGCAACCAGCATTCTTTGCTTATCCTACTGTTCTAAAGCAAGAATGGGAAATTACCCTATTATCAAGCCTTATTACCTTAACACCAGGTACTGTAGTTGTTCATGTATCTGATGATGCGAAAACGTTATATGTACATGCAATCGATATTAGTGATGTCGATGAAGCAATTGCAGCGATTCGAGATTCTTTTGAAAAAGCAATTTTGGAGGTGAGTAAATCATGA
- a CDS encoding GNAT family N-acetyltransferase — MSIHIQLLTKDSMNQKIGNEILELWNENVKETADCELEKSDREAILNQLEQYLQSQYGAIYIATNENHQIIGFGLASIKKELMYDTIYGQIDEIYVLPAYRRQKIAKRLVDELVNWFNEKHDTSVVNVYVDLENDLALEFWEGVGLEREFFMLSNN, encoded by the coding sequence TAGGAAATGAAATATTGGAGCTATGGAATGAAAATGTGAAAGAAACGGCAGATTGTGAGTTAGAGAAGAGTGATAGAGAGGCTATTCTAAATCAACTAGAACAATATTTGCAATCACAATATGGGGCTATTTATATTGCAACAAATGAAAACCATCAAATTATAGGCTTCGGATTGGCTTCCATAAAAAAGGAATTAATGTATGATACGATTTATGGACAAATTGATGAGATCTATGTCTTACCAGCATATAGACGACAGAAGATTGCTAAACGTCTTGTAGATGAATTGGTAAATTGGTTTAATGAAAAGCATGATACTTCTGTCGTTAATGTTTATGTAGATTTAGAAAATGACCTAGCACTCGAATTCTGGGAAGGTGTCGGCTTGGAGAGAGAGTTTTTTATGCTATCAAATAATTAA
- a CDS encoding Na(+)/H(+) antiporter subunit B yields the protein MKTNDVIIQFTAKIVFFIIFFFSIHIFLAGHYTPGGGFVGGLLTSSAIVLLVLAFDLNTVRHVLPINYTYLTAIGLLLALATAAFPMFLGKPFFTHFFDYFNLPLLGKQSLHTAMLFDSGVYLVVVGVTMTIIQTIGEDE from the coding sequence ATGAAAACAAATGATGTTATTATACAATTTACAGCAAAAATTGTATTCTTCATTATTTTCTTCTTTTCCATTCATATTTTTCTGGCTGGGCATTATACACCTGGAGGAGGATTTGTCGGTGGACTTCTAACATCAAGTGCCATTGTACTCCTAGTACTTGCCTTTGATTTAAATACAGTTCGCCATGTTTTACCTATTAATTATACGTATCTAACAGCAATTGGCTTGTTATTAGCCCTTGCAACTGCTGCTTTTCCAATGTTTCTTGGCAAGCCTTTTTTCACACATTTTTTTGATTATTTCAATTTACCGCTTCTTGGCAAACAGTCACTTCACACGGCTATGCTTTTTGATAGCGGTGTCTATTTGGTTGTTGTCGGCGTTACGATGACCATTATTCAAACGATTGGGGAGGATGAATAA